The following are encoded in a window of Amaranthus tricolor cultivar Red isolate AtriRed21 chromosome 2, ASM2621246v1, whole genome shotgun sequence genomic DNA:
- the LOC130805559 gene encoding uncharacterized protein LOC130805559 → MLGGQELDKVLEMEVNTISQEGSSRGRGKNKRFWTCQEDSMLIKYLHQLSTDPKWKGEGGFKNCYMSRLEELINGELPSCGLKAFPHIESRIKHWSEKYSALAEMLSTSGFGWDADKKMLQVERAVFDEWAKVHKKAKGLYGVPFPHYDILEEIYAKDKATGDQSESFVEAINCIDVEVTKKSIFIASDEEDDADSRSRSTTHSIQFKKRSIKQENDNSTSSKEPKLKELKQKKNLQSDVDNLVSSLHEATSNFGKIFDNINVNLGTMANAWAKAEEREQKMDEKVNKVLEEVMKLDGISPSEALEVATILIAEEHKLRIFYQAHSNLKKQYVLDLLKKK, encoded by the exons ATGCTTGGAGGGCAAGAGTTAGACAAG GTACTTGAAATGGAGGTGAATACCATTAGCCAAGAGGGAAGTAGTAGAGGGAGGGGCAAGAATAAGCGCTTTTGGACATGTCAAGAAGATTCGATGCTTATAAAGTATTTACACCAATTGTCTACTGATCCTAAGTGGAAAGGTGAGGGCGGTTTTAAAAATTGTTACATGAGTAGGTTGGAAGAGTTGATTAATGGTGAGCTTCCTAGTTGTGGTTTGAAGGCTTTTCCGCACATTGAATCAAGAATCAAACATTGGTCAGAGAAATACAGTGCACTAGCTGAGATGTTATCTACTTCGGGATTTGGATGGGATGCCGATAAGAAGATGTTGCAAGTAGAGAGAGCAGTGTTCGATGAATGGGCAAAG GTTCATAAGAAGGCTAAAGGATTGTATGGGGTACCTTTTCCTCACTATGACATCCTTGAGGAGATTTATGCTAAAGATAAGGCCACGGGTGATCAAAGTGAGTCTTTTGTGGAAGCAATCAATTGCATAGATGTTGAAGTTACAAAGAAGTCAATTTTCATAGCTAGTGATGAGGAGGATGATGCTGATTCAAGAAGTCGGTCAACTACTCACTCTATACAATTCAAGAAGCGCTCGATTAAACAAGAGAATGATAATTCAACATCTTCAAAAGAACCCAAGCTCAAGGAAttgaaacaaaagaaaaatcttCAAAGTGATGTTGATAATTTGGTTTCTTCTCTTCATGAAGCTACAAGTAATTTCGggaaaatttttgataatattaatGTTAATCTTGGCACAATGGCTAATGCGTGGGCCAAAGCCGAGGAGAGAGAGCAGAAGATGGATGAAAAAGTGAATAAAGTCTTGGAAGAGGTTATGAAATTAGATGGCATCTCACCCTCTGAAGCTTTAGAAGTAGCTACAATTCTCATTGCTGAAGAACACAAGCTTCGCATCTTTTATCAAGCTCATTCGAACCTCAAGAAACAATATGTGCTCGATCTTCTTAAGAAAAAATGA
- the LOC130805560 gene encoding protein ALP1-like has translation MDRIMQSLRRKRRLKQIQLVVTNVVVVLMMYWVSYMTSIATVRGVQLIQSKRDRKILCLKIMHRLIQESDVHCKSELRVNRQTFNIICEMLKEISGLTRTKNMSLDEIVAMFLYTLAHHKKNRSIAHFFKRSGEIVSRQFNLCLRAILKLHEHLLYKPTPILEECEDERWKPFKNCLGALDGTYVNVTVHPQGRGKYRTRKGTIAMNVLGVCAPNMQFIYVLPGWEGSAHDVRVLRNALTRPNGFRVPRGNYYLVDGGYTNCEGFLAPYRGQLYHLKEWTDRQPQTAEEYYNMKHARARNVIERCFGLLKGRWSILRSPSFFPIRTQGRIVMACCLLHNLIRKVMPTDDVEEENMSNDNSDNDSDDEKYVSSRYV, from the exons ATGGATCGAATTATGCAATCCTTACGGAGAAAAAGACGTCTAAAACAAATTCAATTGGTAGTAACAAATGTAGTTGTAGTTCTTATGATGTATTGGGTTTCGTATATGACAAGTATTGCTAcagttaggggtgttcaattgATCCAAAGTAAAAGAGATAGAAAAATATTGTGCTTAAAAATTATGCATCGCTTAATACAAGAAAGTGATGTGCATTGCAAAAGTGAACTTCGGGTTAATAGACAaacctttaatattatttgtgagATGCTTAAGGAGATTTCAGGCCTCACTCGGACAAAAAATATGTCTCTTGATGAGATAGTTGCCATGTTTTTGTACACTTTAGCTcaccataaaaaaaatagatctaTTGCTCACTTTTTCAAAAGAAGTGGAGAGATCGTGAGTCGGCAATTCAACTTATGTCTGAGGGCTATACTTAAGTTGCATGAGCATTTGCTTTACAAGCCCACACCAATATTAGAAGAATGTGAAGACGAAAGGTGGAAACCTTTTAAG aaTTGTTTAGGAGCATTGGATGGTACCTACGTAAATGTAACTGTACATCCCCAAGGTCGTGGTAAATATCGGACAAGAAAAGGTACCATTGCTATGAATGTGTTGGGTGTTTGTGCACCCAACATGCAATTTATCTATGTTCTTCCGGGTTGGGAAGGCTCTGCTCACGATGTGCGTGTTCTTCGCAATGCTCTCACTAGGCCAAATGGCTTTAGGGTTCCTAGAG GTAACTATTATTTGGTCGATGGGGGGTATACAAACTGTGAGGGTTTTCTTGCTCCATATAGAGGGCAACTATATCATCTTAAGGAATGGACAGATAGACAACCACAAACTGCAGAAGAGTATTACAATATGAAGCATGCTCGAGCAAGAAATGTAATTGAAAGATGTTTTGGGTTACTTAAAGGGAGATGGAGTATACTTAGAAGCCCCTCCTTTTTCCCTATTCGAACTCAAGGACGTATTGTGATGGCTTGTTGTTTACTTCATAATTTAATAAGGAAAGTGATGCCCACAGATGATGTAGAAGAAGAGAATATGAGTAATGACAATTCCGATAACGATTCTGATGATGAA AAATACGTTAGCTCAAGATATGTTTAA
- the LOC130804982 gene encoding protein IWS1 homolog 1-like isoform X2 yields MNLLLNLAIELSRCRHLCHPGIRLVAANEAFKDLNNKAKVEEGEEDDEIKDLLKPGRKKKNERSAAEIAELVETLMAELEVVAEEDAVLNTLEKPAINKLRKLPLLTEALSKKQLQHEFLDHGVLTSLKKIGSSHCVMEVCPISIYVKQY; encoded by the exons ATGAATCTCCTTCTCAACCTTG CAATAGAGCTCTCTCGTTGTCGACATCTTTGTCATCCAGGAATAAGATTAGTTGCTGCTAATGAAGCCTTCAAGGATCTCAACAACAAGGCCAAG GTTGAGGAGGGtgaggaagatgatgaaatTAAGGATCTTTTAAAGCCagggaggaagaagaaaaatgAAAGAAGTGCTGCAGAGATTGCTGAGTTGGTGGAGACACTAATGGCTGAGCTTGAAGTTGTAGCCGAAGAAGATGCTGTTCTCAATACACTGGAGAAACCAGCCATTAATAAGCTGAGGAAGCTGCCACTTCTTACTGAAGCTCTTTCCAA GAAACAACTTCAACATGAGTTTCTTGACCATGGAGTTCTgacatcattaaaaaaaattggctCGAGCCACTGCGTGATGGAAGTTTGCCCAATATCAATATACGTGAAGCAATATTGA
- the LOC130804982 gene encoding protein IWS1 homolog 1-like isoform X1 yields the protein MSTDPFVLKVLAIELSRCRHLCHPGIRLVAANEAFKDLNNKAKVEEGEEDDEIKDLLKPGRKKKNERSAAEIAELVETLMAELEVVAEEDAVLNTLEKPAINKLRKLPLLTEALSKKQLQHEFLDHGVLTSLKKIGSSHCVMEVCPISIYVKQY from the exons ATGAGTACCGACCCGTTTGTATTAAAAGTTTTGG CAATAGAGCTCTCTCGTTGTCGACATCTTTGTCATCCAGGAATAAGATTAGTTGCTGCTAATGAAGCCTTCAAGGATCTCAACAACAAGGCCAAG GTTGAGGAGGGtgaggaagatgatgaaatTAAGGATCTTTTAAAGCCagggaggaagaagaaaaatgAAAGAAGTGCTGCAGAGATTGCTGAGTTGGTGGAGACACTAATGGCTGAGCTTGAAGTTGTAGCCGAAGAAGATGCTGTTCTCAATACACTGGAGAAACCAGCCATTAATAAGCTGAGGAAGCTGCCACTTCTTACTGAAGCTCTTTCCAA GAAACAACTTCAACATGAGTTTCTTGACCATGGAGTTCTgacatcattaaaaaaaattggctCGAGCCACTGCGTGATGGAAGTTTGCCCAATATCAATATACGTGAAGCAATATTGA